The Tubulanus polymorphus chromosome 1, tnTubPoly1.2, whole genome shotgun sequence genome contains a region encoding:
- the LOC141899915 gene encoding uncharacterized protein LOC141899915 isoform X1, whose amino-acid sequence MSGAGNLNLSLLARGVGEVKKNGDKIEVKLEAADYFNWKDDTNRNFILPPIASDKQPEIGDSAGNSHSNRGSYETKLIIPKTFITRKGALLLFSEDLAKTFEEEEDGREEGGGGKDMALTDELDLRTVGDLANSILAYGSRKPDEAVCLKVIPQRDSRSLKIIRPGFSPRRYLASWTKFFDTNFVARLSTKGYLHEKNLYESNQFLPHIRYPVNVDLSNYPMPYRIMKQMLMSPGSLSGYTFYWSFLNGNKDDVDHSVPSDSSSDTSDVADEGVVEIHGDIDENDFSDLRLQKREKTLTDGAICVVQTDEDGLVREVSYAELDADYQQEVLTDLLVKSAISHALMKKEQQMEIDKVRMISPGLSVIESEATYSEDDVRERAMFDMVEAVQSLLDNRGSGVFDSRIIPDHEESQKTIRAQIAVKPRARKTSRSNRSSSSHSDGRSEAGVKSWPGERAYCGNIPVASLKESTSNSDLASVCSAPAIPLSTSLPQLSSQNFMFKRPDRSFLSPIKDVSCPPTRASVHLPPIVSNQKVGASLPDLTLDPPTPQHTTLNKRHLSRSISNLRQPTNTNSQEDKADGQKETSSDGEAKPAKRKKNKKDKLLEAPGPVQKNASQISVSSVFSSDLGSKQAPGDASIFSALPGKKAPDTGGFRSKSPSLKKRASNLLSKAKSPFLNLPKMRKPGSLQNETLKSTFTGSVVLAPDGEVLPVGGTIDITDNTTNGDNRNNNEVDQSGDIHAELDILGAQMVAETDRFGNLTEEELLLRLREHAAKIAARVLRRFGAGKDLAKDAMTAATIWQRPPDADTASKAADSEDDDDDLILKELMKANGLTDLDPQSALYKELLRQALGKALNIDIPEDAIISDDLLAALASGQLNPDDIEIVFDPKTGKHIVRLKKLTAERLRQMPVEAQARILASLSLEERARLLASMTDEEKKKLLASLGMEEKAKLLAAMSMEEREKYLAMMTEEEKAALLRMLPPEERARLVAALTDEEREKYLATLTDEEKAQLLLSVSLEDRAKILASMSAEDKEKLLAMLSTEDKAKLIAAMSMEEREAILANMTLEEKEALLAALAPEEKARLIAALSEEERQQILKNMSLEEKAAILSSLSLKERMKVLNSLSEEDKQRLLNELPPDQKAKILAALSEEEREKFLANLSLEEKAELLRALSPESKAKLLASMSSEERAKLLAEMSVEEKAKLLQNLSAEEKAKLLASMSVEERAKVLASMSEEERMKLLDSLPPEERAKIIAALSKEEREKLLANMSEEEKMALLDMLSTEEKGKILAAMSTEERAKFLSNMTLEEKMKMLDSLGIEERAKLLEAMTAEEKMALLNSLPPEAKAKILAALSSQERANILANMTFEEKLAMLEALPPEERARILASLSKEERERLIALLPEEERAETLRALKSFLKAEKERSKLEKRPEFVVGKPKDSDELARLYGRYDDQNITKSSVKKTASVPIKSAAPAKAPPPSPEQSNLSFVSVEKKASVDEGNTEVNVPQVSSSSGPPPPGGGKPNKDVHMSLTLPKLKAPSKRKEGPKKKEVHSKESGQSKAKKPKLPKVTKDKVVLTKVNAEPLESESETPAEDEINIEERELTPPEVAEIEDEPLAPLPIQDNNLLQPQPHDEGRRESSDTTTSSLRAAQRAAVAEKRKREVEQKRREREAAKKKEQEEEERRERLKADLEEERREREEKVRLQREKSKRDRELQKLTEEQRLKRIREKADKERRMREEEKKRMEDFKRDRANDEKHKQALMQQKHEAERRRQLEEERMLYEMSERERMEYERKKKEEAERKAREEAEAKARREAEIAKAMEEARQLAEEMARRKRELEERMNFNRSLHVEAEGLTVTQDVSRSFVSSYFDLLQWLGVDLPKEGF is encoded by the exons ATGTCGGGTGcaggaaatttgaatttgtcgTTGCTGGCAAGGGGTGTCGGTGAAGTAAAGAAAAATGGCGATAAGATTGAAGTGAAGTTAGAGGCAGCG GACTACTTTAACTGGAAAGATGATACAAATCGTAATTTCATATTACCACCGATCGCATCAGACAAACAGCCTGAAATCGGCGATTCCGCTGGGAACAGTCACTCGAATCGCGGTAGCTACGAAACAAAGTTGATAATTCCAAAAACATTTATCACGAGGAAGGGTGCATTGCTTTTGTTTTCGGAAGATCTGGCAAAAACCTTTGAAGAAGAAGAGGATGGCCGAGAAGAAGGCGGAGGAGGAAAAGATATGGCTCTCACAGATGAGCTTGATCTCAGAACAGTAGGAGATTTGGCAAACAGTATTTTAGCTTACGGAAGTCGG AAACCAGATGAAGCAGTTTGTCTCAAAGTCATTCCGCAACGAGATAGTCGTTCACTGAAGATAATCCGGCCTGGATTCTCACCTCGGCGTTACCTAGCTAGCTGGACAAAGTTCTTTGATACGAACTTCGTTGCCAGGCTGTCTACAAAAG GTTATCTCCACGAGAAAAATCTATACGAAAGCAATCAGTTTCTTCCACATATTCGCTACCCGGTTAACGTCGACCTGTCAAACTACCCGATGCCATACCGTATAATGAAGCAAATGCTCATGTCACCAGGAAGTCTATCTGGATATACATTTTATTGGTCTTTCCTCAATGGGAATAAAG aTGATGTTGACCATTCGGTTCCATCAGATTCTAGTTCTGATACCTCGG ATGTAGCTGATGAGGGAGTGGTTGAAATCCACGGTGACATcgacgaaaacgacttttctgaCTTGCGGCTtcaaaaacgagaaaaaacTTTGACAGACGGCGCTATATGTGTCGTACAAACAGATGAAGATGGACTTGTGCGAGAAGTCTCATATGCAGAGTTAGATGCTGATTATCAGCAAGAAGTTCTTACAGACCTTCTAGTTAAAAGTGCAATAAGTCACGCTCTGATGAAAAAAGAG CAACAAATGGAAATTGATAAAGTTAGGATGATAAGTCCTGGGCTGTCTGTGATTGAGTCTGAGGCCACATACAGCGAGGATGATGTACGTGAACGCGCCATGTTTGACATGGTCGAAGCAGTGCAG TCATTGCTAGATAATCGTGGTAGTGGTGTGTTCGATTCGCGTATCATTCCTGACCATGAAGAATCTCAGAAAACAATTCGAGCTCAAATTGCCGTCAAACCGCGAGCGAGAAAAACGTCGCGATCTAATCGGTCATCTTCCAGCCATTCGGACGGAAGATCTGAAG CTGGTGTGAAGTCTTGGCCGGGAGAACGTGCGTATTGCGGAAATATTCCCGTTGCATCGTTGAAAGAATCAACATCTAACTCCGACCTAGCATCTGTCTGTTCAGCTCCAGCGATACCATTATCGACGAGTTTACCTCAATTGTCGTCGCAAAATTTCATGTTCAAACGTCCCGATCGTTCGTTCCTGTCTCCGATAAAAGATGTATCATGCCCACCGACTAGAGCATCAGTCCATCTACCACCAATAGTCAGTa aTCAAAAAGTTGGTGCCTCCTTACCGGATTTGACATTAGATCCACCAACTCCTCAACATACTACTTTAAACAAGAGACATTTGAGCCGAAGTATCAGCAATCTACGACAGCCAACAAATACTAATTCACAAGAAG ACAAAGCAGATGGACAAAAAGAAACCAGTTCAGACGGCGAAGCGAAACCAGCCaagagaaagaaaaataaGAAAGACAAACTGCTGGAAGCGCCAGGCCCTGTTCAGAAAAATGCCTCCCAAATAAGTGTTTCTTCCGTATTTAGCTCTGATCTTG GTAGCAAACAAGCCCCAGGTGATGCCAGTATTTTCAGTGCTTTACCTGGCAAGAAGGCACCGGACACTGGCGGTTTCCGAAGTAAATCACCCTCACTGAAGAAGCGAGCTAGTAATTTAC TGTCAAAAGCGAAATCACCTTTCCTCAACTTACCGAAGATGCGTAAACCTG GCTCACTGCAGAATGAAACACTGAAATCAACATTTACTGGTAGTGTAGTGCTTGCACCGGATGGAGAAGTGCTACCAGTTGGTGGAACTATTGATATTACAG ATAATACAACGAATGGTGATAACAGAAATAATAATGAGGTAGATCAAAGTGGAGATATCCATGCAGAACTAGACATTCTAGGAGCTCAGATGGTTGCTGAAACAG ATCGATTTGGAAACCTTACTGAGGAAGAACTACTGTTGCGACTTCGTGAACATGCAGCAAAAATTGCTGCTCGAGTCCTGCGACGATTTGGTGCTGGAAAAGATCTTGCAAAAGATGCTATG ACGGCAGCAACAATTTGGCAACGACCACCAGATGCGGATACAGCTAGCAAAGCAGCAGATAGtgaggatgatgatgacgat CTCATTCTGAAAGAATTGATGAAAGCAAATGGATTGACTGATTTGGATCCTCAGAGTGCTTTGTATAAAGAACTACTGCGACAAGCATTAGGAAAAGCAT tgaATATTGATATTCCGGAGGATGCAATTATATCTGATGATCTATTGGCTGCACTAGCAAGTGGTCAACTGAATCCagatgatattgaaattgtatttgaCCCTAAAACTGGAAAGCATATTGTCAGACTGAAAAAACTTACAGCTGAAAGACTTCGACAAATGCCAGTCGAGGCACAGGCAAGAATTTTGGCCAGCTTATCACTGGAAGAACGAGCTCGTTTGTTAGCATCTATGACTGATGAAGagaaaaagaaacttttaGCCAGTTTAGGTATGGAAGAAAAGGCAAAATTATTAGCAGCCATGTCTATGGAAGAACGAGAGAAATATCTGGCTATGATGACTGAGGAAGAAAAAGCAGCTTTATTGAGAATGTTACCACCGGAGGAACGAGCTAGATTAGTGGCAGCATTAACAGATGAAGAACGCGAAAAATACTTAGCAACTCTGACAGATGAGGAAAAAGCTCAACTATTGTTATCCGTTTCACTAGAGGATCGTGCCAAGATTCTTGCCTCTATGTCTGCTGAGGATAAGGAAAAGTTATTGGCCATGTTGAGTACAGAGGACAAGGCCAAACTTATTGCAGCTATGAGCATGGAGGAGAGAGAAGCTATACTTGCAAATAtgacattagaagaaaaagaagcaCTGCTTGCTGCTTTAGCACCAGAAGAGAAAGCCCGTTTGATAGCTGCTTTATCAGAAGAGGAAAGGCaacaaattctgaaaaatatgtCGCTCGAGGAGAAGGCTGCAATTCTATCTTCTCTGTCATTAAAGGAGCGAatgaaagttttgaattctttaTCTGAGGAAGATAAGCAAAGACtattaaatgaattaccaCCTGATCAAAAGGCTAAGATATTGGCAGCGCTCTCAGAAGAAGAGCGTGAAAAATTCCTTGCTAATCTATCACTAGAAGAAAAAGCAGAACTACTGCGAGCCCTTTCACCTGAATCAAAAGCTAAACTTTTGGCATCCATGTCAAGTGAGGAGAGGGCTAAATTGTTGGCAGAGATGTCTGTTGAAGAGAAAGCGAAATTACTCCAAAATCTTTCAGCCGAAGAAAAAGCAAAACTTCTTGCATCAATGTCTGTTGAGGAGCGAGCTAAAGTTTTAGCAAGTATGTCGGAAGAAGAAAGAATGAAACTTTTGGATTCATTACCACCTGAGGAAAGAGCTAAGATAATTGCTGCTCTATCAAAGGAAGAACGAGAAAAATTGCTGGCTAATATGTctgaagaagaaaaaatggcaCTTCTTGATATGTTGTCAACAGAGGAGAAAGGAAAGATTCTTGCTGCAATGTCAACAGAGGAGCGAGCAAAATTCCTGTCAAATATGACTTTGGaggagaaaatgaaaatgcttGATTCACTTGGTATAGAAGAAAGGGCCAAACTTTTAGAAGCAATGACAGCTGAAGAAAAAATGGCATTACTTAATAGCTTGCCTCCGGAGGCAAAGGCTAAAATCTTGGCTGCATTATCTAGTCAAGAACGTGCTAACATTTTGGCCAATATGACTTTTGAGGAAAAACTAGCAATGTTAGAGGCTCTACCACCTGAGGAAAGAGCGAGAATTTTAGCATCCCTATCAAAAGAAGAACGTGAAAGACTCATTGCCTTGTTACCTGAAGAGGAGAGGGCTGAAACACTGAGGGCATTGAAATCATTCCTGAAAGCAGAAAAAGAGCGCAGCAAACTAGAGAAAAGACCTGAATTTGTTGTTG GAAAACCAAAGGATTCAGATGAGCTTGCTAGACTGTATGGGCGATATGATG ACCAAAATAtcactaaatcatctgttaAGAAAACTGCGTCCGTCCCTATAAAAAGTGCCGCACCTGCAAAGGCACCCCCTCCATCACCAGAGCAGTCAAATTTGTCCTTCGTCAGTGTTGAGAAAAAGGCTTCCGTTGATGAGGGCAACACTGAAGTAAACGTACCTCAAGTTAGCTCTTCATCAGGGCCACCACCTCCAGGTGGAGGCAAACCTAACAAGGATGTGCACATGTCATTAACACTGCCAAAATTAAAGGCCCCTTCTAAACGTAAAGAAGGTCCTAAGAAAAAAGAAGTCCATTCAAAAGAATCTGGCCAGTCTAAAGCCAAAAAACCTAAGCTACCAAAAGTTACAAAAGACAAGGTGGTGCTTACTAAAGTGAATGCAGAGCCACTAGAATCAGAGTCCGAGACTCCTGCAGAGGATGAAATCAACATTGAGGAGCGTGAGCTGACTCCGCCAGAGGTTGCAGAGATTGAGGATGAACCACTGGCTCCTCTGCCTATACAAGATAATAATCTCTTACAACCGCAACCCCATGATGAAG GACGACGTGAGTCTAGT GATACTACAACAAGTAGTCTTCGTGCTGCACAGAGAGCGGCTGTAGCCGAAAAACGTAAACGTGAAGTCGAACAAAAACGACGTGAACGGGAAGCGGcaaagaaaaaagaacaagaagaagaagaacgcCGAGAACGTTTGAAAGCAGATCTCGAGGAAGAACGAAGAGAGCGAGAGGAAAAAGTCAG acTTCAACGTGAAAAATCGAAACGAGACCGAGAACTACAAAAGCTGACCGAAGAGCAGCGTTTGAAACGAATTCGTGAGAAGGCCGACAAAGAAAGACGAATGAGGGAGGAAGAGAAGAAACGTATGGAAGATTTCAAACGTGACAGAGCCAatgatgaaaaacataaacaaG CATTGATGCAACAGAAGCATGAAGCTGAAAGACGAAGACAACTAGAAGAAGAACGAATGCTGTACGAAATGAGCGAACGCGAGCGTATGGAATATGAGCGTAAAAAGAAGGAAGAAGCAGAACGCAAAGCTCGAGAAGAAGCAGAAGCAAA gGCAAGACGCGAAGCTGAAATTGCTAAAGCTATGGAAGAGGCTCGTCAATTGGCAGAAGAGATGGCGCGTCGTAAGAGAGAACTAGAAGAACGTATGAACTTTAATCGTAGTTTACATGTGGAAGCAGAAGGATTGACTGTTACACAAGATGTATCTCGGTCTTTTGTGTCATCTTATTTTGATTTGCTGCAGTGGTTAGGAGTAGATTTACCAAAAGAAGGATTCTAA